From the genome of Pseudomonas mohnii:
TCTCGCTTGCGCTGCAGGGCTTTCGGCGTGGTGCCCAGCAGTTCGGCCATCCGCTTTTCGGTGACCTTGTCATGGCCGGACTCATCGGCCAGTTTTTCGGCTGCTGCCATTGTGTTGCTCCATGCCGCGCGTGGCGGCAGAAGGTGGTTATTGGGTGGCGTTGGCGATGGTGGTCTCGAACCGCGAGGCGAGCGCAGCATTGACCTCGGCTTTTGCCGTGCTCTCGTCGGTGCCTTTGTCGCGATGCAAGGCTTCGTAGCGGCGTAGGGTGCTGGCTGCTTCCCGCAGATCAGCTAACAGATCCGGCGCAGCGGCAATCAGCTTGGCGTTGGCCATTCGCTGCTCCCTTGGGAAATACCCGGTCAGCGAGCAAATTGAAAAGTGGCCATGAGGCAGCGGCGCGCCATATACGAGGTCGCTGCTTTCGCACGGACCTTGGTAGTCGCCGATGCTCCACGGTGCTGGCGTGTGCTTATTTTCGGACATAGAGACTCCTCGCCCGCCGTTCACCGGCAGACTTGTAGATGGATTGTGAAATCGGATGAAGGGTGAGAGGGAGGCTGAACAGGCGAGCTAAGGTCTATTGGTTCGCCTCGCCAGTTGCGTACACGCTTTCTCCCCTGAAGTGGCTGGCGGGACGAACCCTTACCGGCGTTTCATAAACGTGATCCAGTGCGTCTTTTCACGCTTGCCGGACTTGTGGCCAAACAGGGGCTTTTCGTCGGTGAGAGCTAACAGCTCGCTGACCAGTACCTGAGTTTCATTCCATTTGAAGATCAGGATCCCCTCGGGCTCCAGAACCCTGAAACACTCGTTGAACCCCTTGCGGATGTCTTCACGCCAGTCGGAAGTGAGCATTCCGTACTTGGCGCGCATCCAGCTGTCGACGCCGGCGCGGGTCAGGTGTGGCGGGTCGAACACCACCATCCGGAAGACGCCGTCATCGAAGGGCAACTGGCGGAAGTCCATCAGCACGTCCGGCTCAACCTTCAATACCCGGCCATCACAAAGCAGGTGCTGCTCGTCACGGATGTCGCCGAACAGTGCGCGCTGATCCTTCTTGTCGAACCACATCATTCGGCTGGCGCTGCAAGGGTCGAGGACTTTCGCTGCAGCGCTCATCACTTAGGCCCCTTGTAGCAGTACACGCAGACGAACCAGGCGAGGGCGATCATGGGGTCACCTCCGCTACTTGCTGTGTCAGCTTCCATTTGGTGTTGTTGCTCTGACTATGGTCAGACTCGACCAGACCGTCGCGCTTCATGCTTTCCAGTTCTTGGCGGATCTGCCTGGTGGTGAAAGGCTCGATGTGGAACCGAAACCACCAGGTGCAGAACCATCCGCGTGAGCCCGGCACGCCGCTCATGTACTGGATGATCCTTTCGCGCAGGCTCATGGCGTCACCCGCTTGAACTCGACGACCCAGACCCAAGGGTTCGCGTCCCAGTCGCCACCGGTGGAAGTCCAAAGATCAGCGAAGTCCTTCCGAGCGTCTTCGATAGTCTGCTCAGGCGCATCTACCCACCATCGACTTCCCCACATTGCTTCGCCGCGGGTGCTCACGCCTTCAGCGGTTACCTGTTCTGGCGTGATGTCCTGCAACCGCTCGACGCGGACGGCAGTGATTTCCAGCAGGATTCGGCTGGCCGTGCGAGGCATGTGAATCGAAGGCTTCCATGATTCGACGTCGGTGAACTTCCCACCGCCGATGCACTTTGGGAACTCCCCATCAGCGCGATAGTAATAAACGCCCTCCGCGCCACCTGGGTTGGTGCGATTGAACGTCTCGCGCACATAAAGCCGGTCACCTGGCTGGCCAAAGGGGCAGAAGTCGTTGTAGTAACCGACGCTGTTAGGGTGCAGCGGGCCTTCGGTTGGCAGTTCGTGGCATTCGCCGAGCTGAACGCCGTAACCAATGTTCTTCAGCGCTCGTTCATTTAGTGCCCGCCGCGTGACTGACTTCCGGCCTTCCAGGATGGCGCGCACCATCGGGGCCGAGAACAAGATCGGCCGTTCCTTTATCTCAGACATGCGGATTCCTTGCCGCTATAGCGGCTGACTTTGAAGGGGGAGGGGGTTACTGCTTGGGGTGGGTGGCGTTCCAGCGTTCGAAGGCTTCTTGCGTGGTAGCTGCTTCGATCTTCTCGTCGCACTGGTAGCAGTGCGCAACGCTGCCGGCCGCTCCGACATCGCGGTGCCCTTGCTTGCACGGGTTCATGCGCCAGTCGTCATCCGAGTCCGGCTCTTCCTCATCGCACGCAACCACCAGCGACTTTCCGCACGAATGGCAGAAGTTCATGCCGTTCTCTTCCGGGCCGTCCTCGTGGAATGACCAAGTCTCACCACAGCCACTGTTCCAGATGCCGCTGTCAGCTTCACGGTGCCACTCGCATTCGCCGCCGGCGAAGTCATCAATCCGCTGATCCGCTGCGCTCAGGCGCAGCTGCAGGTCGTCCAGCTTGTTCACCGCCCGATCGTATTCACCTTTCGCCGCACCAAGTTCGTCGCGTAGTTCGCTGATCCGATCCTGCGCCTGGTCAACGATCTTCTGTGCTTCGTGCACGTCGATCCAGTTGCCCATGGCCTTGTCTTCGAACTTCTGCACTGACTTGCCGGATGGCGAAAGGAGGAAGGCGTAGTGTGGTAGCGCATTTACCTTGTCCCAGAACTCGAAACCTTCGCGCGTTTTGATGTTCCTCATCCTGCAATCTCCATCGATACCAGATCATGGGCATCCACAACTGGCTTGGGCTGACGAAAAACGGGAAGGGCGCCTGCCTGCTCGCGCACAGCCTTCATGCCCGCTTCGTCATAACCCCAGATGTTGCTGTCATCGAACCGTTCAGGCCCTAGATAGCCGGGGTTCAGCGGAGTGCCGGTGCAAATGTAATCACGGAGGGCTTCGACCAGACTGCGCAGCGTTCCGCCGTGGCTGAATCCGCGCCACCGACCACCCCGCACCGTTTCATGCGTGAAAATGCGCTTGCCGCTGTAATCGTCGATGAACCAGACCTTGCCGCGTGCGTCGACTTCCATGCTGGCGTAGCGATTCACGGTCTGGCTGTAGAAGAACCGGCGGCCGTGGTCGGCGATGATGCGGATGGCCTGATTGACCTGCTCACACCGCTTACGCTTGATCCACAGGCTGTTTTCTTTGTAGCGACAGCCGCGATATTCCGGCTTCGGCTCGTAATCGGTAGGGCGGATCACGCAGGCCAGTAATTGCGCCCAGGTGTCGGCATTGTTTGGCAGACAAATCCCAAACTCCTTAGTGTCGTACTCGACTTCGCAGGAGAGCCGTTCCACCAGATCCGCAGGCACTGCAACGTTCGAGCAGCCGCTGTTGTAGTAGCCCAGATGCTCCAGCACCCGGGCTTCTTCATAAGCTCCGGCGCTGGAAAGCTTCCAGCAGTAGCCACTGTCGTCTGCTCGCCAGAGCGTGATTGCCTTATGGCGGCGATGGGTGTGTTTCAGGCTAAGCACGATGAACGTGCTCGCCGGTTTGTTTTCTGGGGGCATGGGGCGTCCTATGCCGGGTCATGCCCGGGCGGTGGCGTGAATTGGATATGTGGGCTATTGATTGATAATCCGGCATAAGGCCGGATCAAGGAGCGATTTATGAGTGAAACCTGGCCTTCCTACATCCACTCCTATCGAGAAGAAAATTTGCTCATCTCTTTTTCGGTAAGGGGAAATTACCAGAGGATCTTCATTTCTCCTGACCAGCAGCCCGATAGGCCTACTGATAGCCAGCTGGTTGTGTACGATGTGATTTTTGGAAGCTGGCCGACGTATGAGGAGGCGCTTCACTCGGGAATAAAGGCGGCCGAGAAGTTCGTCGACGATCACTGGGCGACTTGAATTTCAATATGCGAGGGAGGGTTACCGCGACAACTCTTTAGCCTGCTTCTTCGACCAGGCCAGAACATCTGCAATGACGTTCTTCTTGAACATGCTGCGCTGGCGGTAATAGTCGACAGCGTGGCGGGATACCGAGAAGCAAATCCCCTCTTTGAATCCCTGCTTAACCAGCTCGTCGTGCACATTTTTCTCGATGAATTCATGAGGTGTCATAGCGGCACCCATTCGTTCTTGGCGTTGTAGTGACCGCGCCATTCGCCAAGCTTGAATACCAGAGTGCCGGGAGTGCACAGCCAGGCTCTTGTGATCGGTCCGCCAGTTAGGCTGTAGCTGGATTTGAGAGCCCGCAGGACGCGCCGACGGATGCGTGGGCGCGACAGGTCAATCCGCTTGATGCGAAGGGGGGGGGTAGACATTGATTGCCTCCAGGTGCGCGCCTGCCTCGCCGGCTGGCGTGATTCGTAGTTGTTGGGATGGGTTAGGCCGACAGCTCGGCCAGAGGAATTCGGCTCATGTGCATGGTGTAGCCGGTGCGCTTTTCAAGGGCGTCGTACTGCTTCAGCAGGCCTGGGTTATGCGCGGCTCCCGTGGCCAGGTCCTTCTTGCTGGCCATGATGCAAAACACGCAGCTCAAACGATCGTTGCCCAGAGCATAGGCGTAGTGCGGCTTCTGGCCTGCCTGCTCAATGGTGTCGAATATCTCGACTGTGGACAGGTCGTGAACGGGCAGCCACTCGTACCAGGTGTTCACGCTGTTGCTGATCCTCATATGGCTGAACTCCTTTCGCTTGGCTCGTCCTGGCGATTCCTGAGCGCGCAATCCCAGGCAGTTGACGATCACCTTGTATCCGTTGGCCTTGGCGAACCGACGCACCTCGCGCTGGATTGGTCCACGCTTGAGGTCGCTGGTGCATTGACGCGTCGATGCCGATGGCCAGCTCGGTACCTCGGGGCGACCCTCAAAACGGCGCTCTACCATTTCCAGAAGCGTTTTGGTCGCGGTGGCCACAATGAAAGGCAGACCGGCAGCAGCAGCCTGATCGCGTGCCAGCTCCATTGCACCAGGCCATTCCATCGCCCCGAGCGAGGCGTGGATCACAAGTATCTGAGCGGCTGGCACCACCTCAAGCAACTTGATGAGCTGGGCCTGGGAATCCTTGCCGCCTGAATGATTGGCGACGAAAAGCGCGCCAGAGGCCGCCAGGGCCTCAACGTGTTCGTTGAGTTTCATGTTGACCTCGCCGGCTG
Proteins encoded in this window:
- a CDS encoding SAM-dependent methyltransferase; translation: MSAAAKVLDPCSASRMMWFDKKDQRALFGDIRDEQHLLCDGRVLKVEPDVLMDFRQLPFDDGVFRMVVFDPPHLTRAGVDSWMRAKYGMLTSDWREDIRKGFNECFRVLEPEGILIFKWNETQVLVSELLALTDEKPLFGHKSGKREKTHWITFMKRR
- a CDS encoding phosphoadenosine phosphosulfate reductase family protein — encoded protein: MKLNEHVEALAASGALFVANHSGGKDSQAQLIKLLEVVPAAQILVIHASLGAMEWPGAMELARDQAAAAGLPFIVATATKTLLEMVERRFEGRPEVPSWPSASTRQCTSDLKRGPIQREVRRFAKANGYKVIVNCLGLRAQESPGRAKRKEFSHMRISNSVNTWYEWLPVHDLSTVEIFDTIEQAGQKPHYAYALGNDRLSCVFCIMASKKDLATGAAHNPGLLKQYDALEKRTGYTMHMSRIPLAELSA
- a CDS encoding coiled-coil domain-containing protein, translating into MRNIKTREGFEFWDKVNALPHYAFLLSPSGKSVQKFEDKAMGNWIDVHEAQKIVDQAQDRISELRDELGAAKGEYDRAVNKLDDLQLRLSAADQRIDDFAGGECEWHREADSGIWNSGCGETWSFHEDGPEENGMNFCHSCGKSLVVACDEEEPDSDDDWRMNPCKQGHRDVGAAGSVAHCYQCDEKIEAATTQEAFERWNATHPKQ